Proteins encoded within one genomic window of Argiope bruennichi chromosome 7, qqArgBrue1.1, whole genome shotgun sequence:
- the LOC129975643 gene encoding uncharacterized protein LOC129975643 isoform X4 translates to MSCFLVCELHFEPDQIIREASAFDPRTGRTLTAPLTVPRLRKGAVPSLFLPSSGPVGRTGLYQYKLANRKRKPEQKVKAQKGESKATDGSELAKLLQTLPDAESQPVSEPSIAIKQEVVESVNEPPSLVIKNILCAEDLASSSNSSFSSSNLPPDLGSSHPVTNPDSTNVDESQETNILNRLQRKRKINSVVPDADGSTSKATRAKLHRRTKTSSPSMRNRSHPTAGTSKKSTGCSISSTKNAEDGTREKLQSSLNDFGNIPSLGSRSGGEKHRDLFDVFADFIAQKLREMNWDKCASSLRNILDIVFKAGQEQRDSDEDSDISSPDSSSTSSSHEE, encoded by the exons ATGAGCTGTTTCCTT GTTTGCGAGCTGCACTTCGAACCCGACCAAATAATTCGAGAAGCCTCTGCGTTCGATCCTAGGACAGGCCGCACCTTGACTGCACCTTTGACAGTACCCCGTCTGAGGAAGGGCGCCGTTCCTTCCCTTTTTTTGCCTTCTTCTGGGCCTGTCGGCAGAACTGGTTTATACCAGTACAAACTGGCGAACAGAAAAAGAAAGCCTGAACAGAAAGTGAAAGCACAGAAAGGAGAATCTAAAGCAACTGATGGAAGTGAACTAGCAAAATTGTTgcag aCTCTTCCTGATGCTGAATCCCAACCTGTTTCTGAACCATCCATTGCCATCAAGCAAGAAGTTGTCGAATCTGTGAACGAACCTCCATCACTAGTTATCAAAAATATCCTCTGTGCAGAAGATTTGGCATCATCCTCAAACAGTTCATTTTCTTCCAGCAATTTACCTCCTGATCTTGGAAGCTCGCACCCCGTTACCAATCCCGATTCAACAAACGTGGATGAATCacaagaaacaaatattttaaacagactacagagaaaaagaaaaataaactctgtAGTACCAGATGCCGATGGCAGTACTTCAAAGGCTACACGAGCCAAATTGCATCGACGTACCAAAACATCCTCGCCATCAATGAGAAACAGGTCGCATCCTACTGCCGGGACATCAAAGAAATCCACTGGATGTTCCATTTCATCAACGAAAAACGCTGAAGATGGAACTAGAGAGAAGCTCCAATCTTCGTTAAATGATTTTGGAAACATTCCATCACTTGGTTCCAGATCTGGTGGCGAAAAGCATAGAGACCTGTTCGATGTGTTCGCAGATTTCATTGCCCAAAAACTGAGGGAGATGAATTGGGACAAATGTGCTAGTTCcttgagaaatattctggacattGTTTTCAAAGCAGGGCAAGAGCAACGTGATAGCGATGAAGATAGTGACATTTCAAGCCCCGACAGTTCCTCGACCTCTTCGTCACATGAGGAATAG
- the LOC129975643 gene encoding uncharacterized protein LOC129975643 isoform X2: MPLICCVPGCRGNYRNGLKVSVFGFPKEKELIAKWVEAIKRKDFPQSKFSRVCELHFEPDQIIREASAFDPRTGRTLTAPLTVPRLRKGAVPSLFLPSSGPVGRTGLYQYKLANRKRKPEQKVKAQKGESKATDGSELAKLLQTLPDAESQPVSEPSIAIKQEVVESVNEPPSLVIKNILCAEDLASSSNSSFSSSNLPPDLGSSHPVTNPDSTNVDESQETNILNRLQRKRKINSVVPDADGSTSKATRAKLHRRTKTSSPSMRNRSHPTAGTSKKSTGCSISSTKNAEDGTREKLQSSLNDFGNIPSLGSRSGGEKHRDLFDVFADFIAQKLREMNWDKCASSLRNILDIVFKAGQEQRDSDEDSDISSPDSSSTSSSHEE, encoded by the exons ATGCCGTTGATTTGTTGTGTGCCCGGATGCCGTGGGAACTATAGAAATGGCCTAAAAGTTAGTGTATTCGGCTTCCCGAAGGAAAAAGAACTTATTGCAAAATGGGTGGAAGCTATTAAACGTAAAGATTTTCCTCAGTCGAAGTTTAGTCgg GTTTGCGAGCTGCACTTCGAACCCGACCAAATAATTCGAGAAGCCTCTGCGTTCGATCCTAGGACAGGCCGCACCTTGACTGCACCTTTGACAGTACCCCGTCTGAGGAAGGGCGCCGTTCCTTCCCTTTTTTTGCCTTCTTCTGGGCCTGTCGGCAGAACTGGTTTATACCAGTACAAACTGGCGAACAGAAAAAGAAAGCCTGAACAGAAAGTGAAAGCACAGAAAGGAGAATCTAAAGCAACTGATGGAAGTGAACTAGCAAAATTGTTgcag aCTCTTCCTGATGCTGAATCCCAACCTGTTTCTGAACCATCCATTGCCATCAAGCAAGAAGTTGTCGAATCTGTGAACGAACCTCCATCACTAGTTATCAAAAATATCCTCTGTGCAGAAGATTTGGCATCATCCTCAAACAGTTCATTTTCTTCCAGCAATTTACCTCCTGATCTTGGAAGCTCGCACCCCGTTACCAATCCCGATTCAACAAACGTGGATGAATCacaagaaacaaatattttaaacagactacagagaaaaagaaaaataaactctgtAGTACCAGATGCCGATGGCAGTACTTCAAAGGCTACACGAGCCAAATTGCATCGACGTACCAAAACATCCTCGCCATCAATGAGAAACAGGTCGCATCCTACTGCCGGGACATCAAAGAAATCCACTGGATGTTCCATTTCATCAACGAAAAACGCTGAAGATGGAACTAGAGAGAAGCTCCAATCTTCGTTAAATGATTTTGGAAACATTCCATCACTTGGTTCCAGATCTGGTGGCGAAAAGCATAGAGACCTGTTCGATGTGTTCGCAGATTTCATTGCCCAAAAACTGAGGGAGATGAATTGGGACAAATGTGCTAGTTCcttgagaaatattctggacattGTTTTCAAAGCAGGGCAAGAGCAACGTGATAGCGATGAAGATAGTGACATTTCAAGCCCCGACAGTTCCTCGACCTCTTCGTCACATGAGGAATAG
- the LOC129975643 gene encoding uncharacterized protein LOC129975643 isoform X3, protein MWIKAIPNENFKTYKHSRVCELHFEPDQIIREASAFDPRTGRTLTAPLTVPRLRKGAVPSLFLPSSGPVGRTGLYQYKLANRKRKPEQKVKAQKGESKATDGSELAKLLQTLPDAESQPVSEPSIAIKQEVVESVNEPPSLVIKNILCAEDLASSSNSSFSSSNLPPDLGSSHPVTNPDSTNVDESQETNILNRLQRKRKINSVVPDADGSTSKATRAKLHRRTKTSSPSMRNRSHPTAGTSKKSTGCSISSTKNAEDGTREKLQSSLNDFGNIPSLGSRSGGEKHRDLFDVFADFIAQKLREMNWDKCASSLRNILDIVFKAGQEQRDSDEDSDISSPDSSSTSSSHEE, encoded by the exons GTTTGCGAGCTGCACTTCGAACCCGACCAAATAATTCGAGAAGCCTCTGCGTTCGATCCTAGGACAGGCCGCACCTTGACTGCACCTTTGACAGTACCCCGTCTGAGGAAGGGCGCCGTTCCTTCCCTTTTTTTGCCTTCTTCTGGGCCTGTCGGCAGAACTGGTTTATACCAGTACAAACTGGCGAACAGAAAAAGAAAGCCTGAACAGAAAGTGAAAGCACAGAAAGGAGAATCTAAAGCAACTGATGGAAGTGAACTAGCAAAATTGTTgcag aCTCTTCCTGATGCTGAATCCCAACCTGTTTCTGAACCATCCATTGCCATCAAGCAAGAAGTTGTCGAATCTGTGAACGAACCTCCATCACTAGTTATCAAAAATATCCTCTGTGCAGAAGATTTGGCATCATCCTCAAACAGTTCATTTTCTTCCAGCAATTTACCTCCTGATCTTGGAAGCTCGCACCCCGTTACCAATCCCGATTCAACAAACGTGGATGAATCacaagaaacaaatattttaaacagactacagagaaaaagaaaaataaactctgtAGTACCAGATGCCGATGGCAGTACTTCAAAGGCTACACGAGCCAAATTGCATCGACGTACCAAAACATCCTCGCCATCAATGAGAAACAGGTCGCATCCTACTGCCGGGACATCAAAGAAATCCACTGGATGTTCCATTTCATCAACGAAAAACGCTGAAGATGGAACTAGAGAGAAGCTCCAATCTTCGTTAAATGATTTTGGAAACATTCCATCACTTGGTTCCAGATCTGGTGGCGAAAAGCATAGAGACCTGTTCGATGTGTTCGCAGATTTCATTGCCCAAAAACTGAGGGAGATGAATTGGGACAAATGTGCTAGTTCcttgagaaatattctggacattGTTTTCAAAGCAGGGCAAGAGCAACGTGATAGCGATGAAGATAGTGACATTTCAAGCCCCGACAGTTCCTCGACCTCTTCGTCACATGAGGAATAG